A section of the Citrus sinensis cultivar Valencia sweet orange chromosome 8, DVS_A1.0, whole genome shotgun sequence genome encodes:
- the LOC102626431 gene encoding uncharacterized protein LOC102626431 isoform X1: protein MLPPELNPRSFRPYISASISAPSFNTSYNNLSSPYSNPSPNSNDNFNGAVNSSRSLKKSRFSPSSFAHNARIAIALVPCAAFLLDLGGSPVVTTITLGLMLAYIIDSLNFKSGSFFGVWFSLIASQIAFFFSSSLFVTFNSIPLGLLATFLCAYTNFLIGTWASLQFKWIQIENPSIVLALERLLFACLPFTASVIFTWATVSAVGMNNAAYYLMAFNCIFYWLYSIPRASSFKSKQEVKYHGGEIPDDNLILSTLESCMHTLNLLFSPLLFHIASHYSVVFSSAASICDLFLLFFIPFLFQLYASTRGALWWVTRSENQLHSIRVVNGALALIVVVICLEIRVVFHSFGKYIQVPPPVNYLLVTTTMLGGATGAGAYALGMISDASSSVAFTALAVVVSAAAAIVVGFPLVFIAVPSIAGFYLARFFTKKSLPSYFAFVSLSSMMVIWFVMHNFWDLNIWLAGMSLKTFCKLIVADVVLAMAVPGLALLPTKLHFMTEVALISHALLLCYIENRFFNYSSIYYYGLEDDIMYPSYMVILTTFVGLALVRRLSVDNRIGPKAVWILTCLYSSKLAVLFITSKSVVWVSAILLLAVSPPLLLYKDKSRTASKMKAWQGYAHASVVALAVWFCRETIFEALQWWNGRPPSDGLLLGFCIILTGLACVPIVALHFSHVLSAKRCLVLVVATGVLFVLMQPPIPLSWTYRSDLIKAARQSADDISIYGFMASKPTWPSWLIILAILLTLAAVTSIIPIKYIVELRAFYSIVMGIALGIYISAEFFLQATVLHALIVVTMVGTCVFVVFTHFPSASSTKLLPWIFALLVALFPVTYLLEGQVRIKSILGDNGFGDFEEEDRKLTTLLAVEGARTSLLGLYAAIFMLIALEIKFELASLMREKAVERGGIRHSHSSSQGSSTSFPPRMRFMQQRRASTVPTFSIKRMATEGAWMPAVGNVATIMCFAICLILNVNLTGGSNQAIFFLAPILLLLNQDSDFVAGFGDKQRYFPVTVAISGYLILSSLYSIWQDVWHGNAGWGLEVGGPDWFFAVKNLALLILTFPSHIVFNRFVWSYTKQTDSTPLLTLPLNLPSIIITDVIQVKVLGLLGIIYSLAQYIISRQQYISGLKYI from the exons ATGTTGCCGCCGGAGCTGAATCCGCGCTCATTCCGACCTTACATATCCGCCTCCATAAGCGCCCCTTCTTTTAACACCTCATACAACAACCTCTCCTCCCCTTACTCAAACCCTAGCCCCAACAGCAACGACAACTTTAACGGTGCTGTTAACAGCAGCAGATCTTTGAAAAAATCGCGATTCTCGCCGTCTTCCTTCGCACACAACGCGCGCATCGCAATCGCTCTTGTGCCGTGCGCCGCTTTCCTGCTCGATTTAGGTGGGTCCCCCGTGGTCACCACTATAACCCTAGGTCTAATGCTCGCTTACATTATCGATTCTCTCAATTTCAAATCCGGTTCGTTCTTCGGCGTCTGGTTCTCGTTAATCGCCTCACAGATCGCTTTCTTTTTCAGCTCGAGTCTTTTTGTGACCTTCAACTCAATCCCGCTCGGTCTCCTCGCGACATTCTTATGCGCCTACACGAACTTTTTAATAGGCACTTGGGCTTCGCTTCAGTTTAAATGGATTCAAATCGAAAACCCTTCAATAGTGCTCGCTCTCGAGCGGCTTTTATTCGCGTGTTTGCCGTTCACTGCGTCGGTCATTTTCACGTGGGCAACTGTTTCTGCTGTTGGTATGAACAATGCTGCTTACTATCTAATGGcatttaattgtattttctatTGGCTTTATTCGATTCCGCGTGCTTCGTCTTTCAAATCAAAGCAAGAAGTGAAGTATCATGGTGGAGAGATCCCtgatgataatttaattctgAGTACCCTTGAGAGCTGTATGCAtactttgaatttattgttctccCCTTTGCTATTTCACATTGCATCACATTACTCGGTTGTATTTTCATCAGCTGCTTCTATTTGTGATCTGTTTCTGCTATTCTTTATCCCCTTTTTGTTCCAACTCTATGCATCCACTAGGGGTGCGCTTTGGTGGGTTACCAGGAGTGAGAACCAACTGCATAGCATTCGTGTTGTTAACGGTGCTCTTGCTTTGATTGTGGTGGTCATTTGTTTGGAGATTAGGGTGGTGTTTCACTCTTTTGGGAAGTACATTCAGGTCCCACCACCGGTGAATTATCTTCTTGTGACTACTACTATGCTTGGAGGGGCTACTGGTGCTGGTGCTTATGCACTTGGTATGATCTCTGATGCTTCCAGCTCAGTGGCGTTTACAGCTTTGGCTGTAGTTGTTAGTGCTGCTGCTGCTATTGTTGTGGGATTCCCACTAGTG TTTATTGCGGTTCCTTCAATAGCTGGCTTTTATTTGGCTCGTTTTTTTACAAAGAAAAGCTTGCCATCATACTTTGCCTTTGTTTCACTGAGCAGCATGATGGTCATCTGGTTTGTGATGCATAACTTCTGGGATCTAAATATCTGGTTGGCAGGCATGTCTTTGAAAACCTTTTGTAAACTCATTGTTGCTGATGTTGTCCTGGCCATGGCTGTTCCTGGCTTAGCTCTTCTACCAACAAAGCTACATTTTATGACAGAGGTTGCCTTGATCAGCCATGCATTGTTACTGTGCTACATTGAGAAtcgattttttaattactcaaGCATTTACTACTATGGGTTGGAGGATGACATAATGTATCCAAGCTATATGGTCATCTTAACAACATTTGTTGGTTTAGCCTTGGTTAGAAGACTGTCAGTGGATAATCGAATTGGACCAAAAGCGGTTTGGATTTTGACTTGCCTCTATTCTTCAAAACTGGCGGTGCTTTTTATTACATCAAAGTCTGTTGTCTGGGTTTCAGCAATTCTTTTGTTGGCTGTTTCTCCTCCATTGCTTCTTTACAA GGATAAGTCAAGAACAGCCTCAAAGATGAAGGCTTGGCAAGGTTACGCACATGCTAGTGTGGTGGCTTTAGCTGTCTGGTTTTGCCGTGAAACTATTTTTGAAGCTCTGCAGTGGTGGAACGGGAGACCTCCTTCTGATGGTTTACTTTTGggtttctgcatcattttgaCGGGATTGGCTTGTGTGCCCATTGTTGCTCTACACTTTTCTCATGTCCTG TCTGCCAAGAGATGTCTAGTGCTGGTGGTGGCTACAGGTGTACTGTTTGTTCTAATGCAGCCTCCAATCCCATTATCATGGACATATAGATCTGATCTGATCAAAGCTGCTCGTCAATCTGCTGATGATATCTCTATCTACGGTTTCATGGCATCAAAACCTACATGGCCATCTTGGTTGATAATTCTTGCAATTTTGCTCACGCTGGCAGCTGTGACGTCTATCATACCTATTAAATACATTGTAGAGTTGAGAGCATTTTACTCCATTGTCATGGGGATTGCTCTTGGAATCTACATATCTGCTGAGTTCTTTCTTCAGGCCACAGTTTTGCATGCCCTCATCGTTGTAACCATGGTTGGTACCTGTGTCTTCGTGGTCTTTACCCATTTTCCATCCGCTTCAAGCACAAAGCTTCTACCATGGATATTTGCACTGCTTGTGGCCCTCTTTCCTGTGACATATCTGTTGGAGGGTCAGGTGAGGATCAAAAGCATCCTTGGGGATAATGGATTTGGTGATTTTGAAGAGGAAGACAGGAAACTCACAACTCTACTGGCTGTTGAGGGTGCAAGGACATCTCTCCTTGGTTTATATGCAGCAATATTTATGCTTATAGCTTTAGAGATAAAGTTTGAACTTGCCTCACTTATGCGGGAAAAGGCTGTGGAGAGGGGTGGAATTAGACATAGCCATTCTAGCAGTCAAGGCAGCTCTACTAGTTTTCCTCCACGAATGAGATTCATGCAGCAGCGTCGAGCATCTACAGTTCCAACTTTCTCAATCAAGAGGATGGCCACTGAGGGTGCTTGGATGCCAGCAGTTGGAAATGTTGCTACTATAATGTGTTTTGCAATATGCTTAATATTGAATGTCAATCTTACAGGGGGCTCAAACCAGGCAATATTCTTCCTTGCTCCTATTTTATTACTGCTCAACCAGGATTCTGATTTTGTTGCTGGTTTCGGGGACAAGCAGAGGTACTTCCCAGTGACTGTAGCCATATCAGGCTACTTGATCTTGAGCTCCCTATATAGCATATGGCAAGATGTCTGGCATGGGAATGCAGGCTGGGGTCTTGAAGTTGGGGGTCCTGACTGGTTCTTTGCGGTAAAGAATTTGGCCCTTCTCATTCTTACATTTCCCAGCCATATCGTCTTCAACCGGTTTGTGTGGAGTTACACTAAGCAGACGGACTCGACACCACTATTGACATTGCCTCTAAATCTTCCATCCATCATAATAACAGATGTGATCCAGGTTAAGGTATTGGGGCTATTAGGAATTATTTATTCCCTGGCCCAATATATAATCTCTAGACAGCAATATATCTCTGGATTGAAGTATATTTAG
- the LOC102626431 gene encoding uncharacterized protein LOC102626431 isoform X2 yields the protein MNNAAYYLMAFNCIFYWLYSIPRASSFKSKQEVKYHGGEIPDDNLILSTLESCMHTLNLLFSPLLFHIASHYSVVFSSAASICDLFLLFFIPFLFQLYASTRGALWWVTRSENQLHSIRVVNGALALIVVVICLEIRVVFHSFGKYIQVPPPVNYLLVTTTMLGGATGAGAYALGMISDASSSVAFTALAVVVSAAAAIVVGFPLVFIAVPSIAGFYLARFFTKKSLPSYFAFVSLSSMMVIWFVMHNFWDLNIWLAGMSLKTFCKLIVADVVLAMAVPGLALLPTKLHFMTEVALISHALLLCYIENRFFNYSSIYYYGLEDDIMYPSYMVILTTFVGLALVRRLSVDNRIGPKAVWILTCLYSSKLAVLFITSKSVVWVSAILLLAVSPPLLLYKDKSRTASKMKAWQGYAHASVVALAVWFCRETIFEALQWWNGRPPSDGLLLGFCIILTGLACVPIVALHFSHVLSAKRCLVLVVATGVLFVLMQPPIPLSWTYRSDLIKAARQSADDISIYGFMASKPTWPSWLIILAILLTLAAVTSIIPIKYIVELRAFYSIVMGIALGIYISAEFFLQATVLHALIVVTMVGTCVFVVFTHFPSASSTKLLPWIFALLVALFPVTYLLEGQVRIKSILGDNGFGDFEEEDRKLTTLLAVEGARTSLLGLYAAIFMLIALEIKFELASLMREKAVERGGIRHSHSSSQGSSTSFPPRMRFMQQRRASTVPTFSIKRMATEGAWMPAVGNVATIMCFAICLILNVNLTGGSNQAIFFLAPILLLLNQDSDFVAGFGDKQRYFPVTVAISGYLILSSLYSIWQDVWHGNAGWGLEVGGPDWFFAVKNLALLILTFPSHIVFNRFVWSYTKQTDSTPLLTLPLNLPSIIITDVIQVKVLGLLGIIYSLAQYIISRQQYISGLKYI from the exons ATGAACAATGCTGCTTACTATCTAATGGcatttaattgtattttctatTGGCTTTATTCGATTCCGCGTGCTTCGTCTTTCAAATCAAAGCAAGAAGTGAAGTATCATGGTGGAGAGATCCCtgatgataatttaattctgAGTACCCTTGAGAGCTGTATGCAtactttgaatttattgttctccCCTTTGCTATTTCACATTGCATCACATTACTCGGTTGTATTTTCATCAGCTGCTTCTATTTGTGATCTGTTTCTGCTATTCTTTATCCCCTTTTTGTTCCAACTCTATGCATCCACTAGGGGTGCGCTTTGGTGGGTTACCAGGAGTGAGAACCAACTGCATAGCATTCGTGTTGTTAACGGTGCTCTTGCTTTGATTGTGGTGGTCATTTGTTTGGAGATTAGGGTGGTGTTTCACTCTTTTGGGAAGTACATTCAGGTCCCACCACCGGTGAATTATCTTCTTGTGACTACTACTATGCTTGGAGGGGCTACTGGTGCTGGTGCTTATGCACTTGGTATGATCTCTGATGCTTCCAGCTCAGTGGCGTTTACAGCTTTGGCTGTAGTTGTTAGTGCTGCTGCTGCTATTGTTGTGGGATTCCCACTAGTG TTTATTGCGGTTCCTTCAATAGCTGGCTTTTATTTGGCTCGTTTTTTTACAAAGAAAAGCTTGCCATCATACTTTGCCTTTGTTTCACTGAGCAGCATGATGGTCATCTGGTTTGTGATGCATAACTTCTGGGATCTAAATATCTGGTTGGCAGGCATGTCTTTGAAAACCTTTTGTAAACTCATTGTTGCTGATGTTGTCCTGGCCATGGCTGTTCCTGGCTTAGCTCTTCTACCAACAAAGCTACATTTTATGACAGAGGTTGCCTTGATCAGCCATGCATTGTTACTGTGCTACATTGAGAAtcgattttttaattactcaaGCATTTACTACTATGGGTTGGAGGATGACATAATGTATCCAAGCTATATGGTCATCTTAACAACATTTGTTGGTTTAGCCTTGGTTAGAAGACTGTCAGTGGATAATCGAATTGGACCAAAAGCGGTTTGGATTTTGACTTGCCTCTATTCTTCAAAACTGGCGGTGCTTTTTATTACATCAAAGTCTGTTGTCTGGGTTTCAGCAATTCTTTTGTTGGCTGTTTCTCCTCCATTGCTTCTTTACAA GGATAAGTCAAGAACAGCCTCAAAGATGAAGGCTTGGCAAGGTTACGCACATGCTAGTGTGGTGGCTTTAGCTGTCTGGTTTTGCCGTGAAACTATTTTTGAAGCTCTGCAGTGGTGGAACGGGAGACCTCCTTCTGATGGTTTACTTTTGggtttctgcatcattttgaCGGGATTGGCTTGTGTGCCCATTGTTGCTCTACACTTTTCTCATGTCCTG TCTGCCAAGAGATGTCTAGTGCTGGTGGTGGCTACAGGTGTACTGTTTGTTCTAATGCAGCCTCCAATCCCATTATCATGGACATATAGATCTGATCTGATCAAAGCTGCTCGTCAATCTGCTGATGATATCTCTATCTACGGTTTCATGGCATCAAAACCTACATGGCCATCTTGGTTGATAATTCTTGCAATTTTGCTCACGCTGGCAGCTGTGACGTCTATCATACCTATTAAATACATTGTAGAGTTGAGAGCATTTTACTCCATTGTCATGGGGATTGCTCTTGGAATCTACATATCTGCTGAGTTCTTTCTTCAGGCCACAGTTTTGCATGCCCTCATCGTTGTAACCATGGTTGGTACCTGTGTCTTCGTGGTCTTTACCCATTTTCCATCCGCTTCAAGCACAAAGCTTCTACCATGGATATTTGCACTGCTTGTGGCCCTCTTTCCTGTGACATATCTGTTGGAGGGTCAGGTGAGGATCAAAAGCATCCTTGGGGATAATGGATTTGGTGATTTTGAAGAGGAAGACAGGAAACTCACAACTCTACTGGCTGTTGAGGGTGCAAGGACATCTCTCCTTGGTTTATATGCAGCAATATTTATGCTTATAGCTTTAGAGATAAAGTTTGAACTTGCCTCACTTATGCGGGAAAAGGCTGTGGAGAGGGGTGGAATTAGACATAGCCATTCTAGCAGTCAAGGCAGCTCTACTAGTTTTCCTCCACGAATGAGATTCATGCAGCAGCGTCGAGCATCTACAGTTCCAACTTTCTCAATCAAGAGGATGGCCACTGAGGGTGCTTGGATGCCAGCAGTTGGAAATGTTGCTACTATAATGTGTTTTGCAATATGCTTAATATTGAATGTCAATCTTACAGGGGGCTCAAACCAGGCAATATTCTTCCTTGCTCCTATTTTATTACTGCTCAACCAGGATTCTGATTTTGTTGCTGGTTTCGGGGACAAGCAGAGGTACTTCCCAGTGACTGTAGCCATATCAGGCTACTTGATCTTGAGCTCCCTATATAGCATATGGCAAGATGTCTGGCATGGGAATGCAGGCTGGGGTCTTGAAGTTGGGGGTCCTGACTGGTTCTTTGCGGTAAAGAATTTGGCCCTTCTCATTCTTACATTTCCCAGCCATATCGTCTTCAACCGGTTTGTGTGGAGTTACACTAAGCAGACGGACTCGACACCACTATTGACATTGCCTCTAAATCTTCCATCCATCATAATAACAGATGTGATCCAGGTTAAGGTATTGGGGCTATTAGGAATTATTTATTCCCTGGCCCAATATATAATCTCTAGACAGCAATATATCTCTGGATTGAAGTATATTTAG